The Setaria viridis chromosome 9, Setaria_viridis_v4.0, whole genome shotgun sequence sequence CtttaataattttatttccTCCTTTTCTATTTACTGGATTGGGAAAAGACTAAACTACAACCCTCAATTTTCTCAGTTTTATTAACGCGGGCTTGCGCACGGCGCACGGTGTCGACATCATTGTCCTTGGCGGCATAGCGCTGGCGGGACGTCTCAAAGACGAGGGTGTACGGGAGGCCCTTGGATTTGTAGAGCTTGTGGTTGTCCACGAGCTCGATCAGCTTCGGCAGCTCGACCACAAGCTTATGGGTGTCGTCCAGCACGATGTTATGAACAAGGTTGTCAGTGCGTCGTGAACAAGGTTGCCAGGGATGACGACATCGACGCCGTGCGCCGTGCGCAAAcgagcgaggcggcgggcggcggcacgtaCGAGTGAGGCGGGCGGGCAGCGGCGCGTCCAACGTTCTAAGCGGTACGTACATGAAAGCAAGGGTAGTTTAATCCTTTCACAATCGGAggaaataaaattattaaaGAGATATAATGTCAAGTAAATTAATGTGTCAGTGGTTATTAAATTTGGAAGTCTACTTTTGAAGTATCAAATATGCGAAACCACGAGCGTCAAAAATACAAATTTTTCAACTCTGGcgaggtagaagaagaagagcgcGCACGAAGCGAAGCGCCACACGGGCCGGCTAGGCCGTCCAAAGGCCAAAGcccgccagcaccgccgcccgTTGAGAGAGAGACAAGGGCCGGCCGTGTTGAAAGCGAGATGGGCTGTATCATTCAGGCATGCCTATGTGGCTAACTGGCCATGTCCCGTTTTCGTCAAGAAAAAAACATAAACAAGCCTGCCGTTTCATGCCTCTTTTTTTAACGCACCAtttcatgcctttttttttaacgcACCATTTCATGCCTTAGAAGCATCACCCAACAGTTGCCATCGAAGCATCACCCAGCAGTTGCCATCATCTTCATAGGATCGCAGGAAGCGATTTTCCATTCATCTACCATGTCCTTTTCGTGACTCCTATCCCTGGAAGCAAAATGTACCCGGATGGACGAAGCTGCAAGGCAGGTGTTATCTGATATGGACCTGAGCCCTTGTTTGTTTGGAATCTGTCAGAGTATCAGAGTGTTGAACGTTGAACTGATGTACTCTGATAAACCTTTTTCTCTTCACTGACTTGGCCCACTGGCACACAACATAACAAATGTCATCGTCTACAATGGCTGCACGGTGCTAAGAACACACGGCTACTTTAGTTGCGTAGAATATAGTTTGCCCCTTCTGTTTACACGATCTTGCTTCACGAGCAGTGGCCACCCTGAATCAACGACTATCAAAGCAGTTGCTTCCAAGAACCTTTGAAACAAGACACTGAAAGACCGAAGAGTATATTGCCAGATACTGAACGACTGAAGAGCGTGCCTGACAGCTTGATCTCCATTATTTCAGGTCAAAGGCTCTCCCAGTCTCCCTTATCAGTAACTCACAGATAAGTGGATACTGTGAAGAGCGAAAGACTGATTAGAGGAGCAACAAGAAACAGTCACGAGAACAGCAAAAGGGACTACTTGTAACATCAGACTGCCTGCCATTGCACATCAAACATTTACAGGAGTGCATCCTACACTGGAGAGTATGGGACAGGAACTCCACCTTCACCCTCTTCCATTTCTTTAGGGGTTCTCTAGACACACTGAAGACTGAACTGAACACAACTTAGAGAGCAGCAGCAGTAAACAGCAGCTGCATTTTTGTTCTCTTTTTGGGTCATTTTTTACTTGCTTGCTATACAAAAGGACACTTCTTCTACTTCTACTACTTCCAGTTACTAGACTTGAACTTGAAAGACCCAGACCACAACGGCAGCAGCCAGGAGCAGGAGCAAACGCTGCAAGAGGGCACAACAGCCTTGCTCGGTTACTCGTCAGGATGACGAGCCTAGCGGGGCTGGTGGATCACACGGGGGGCGCTGCTGCCCTTTGGGCTGCCGGCGTACTTGGTCGGCTTCTCGGCGTTCCTGGGCTTCTCCCGGAACCCGCGCGGCGCGTCGCCGCCCTTCGGGGAGGTCAGGTTCAGCGCCTTGAGCACCTCGTCTGCACACAGAAGGCACATGCGGGTATGCAGGTGAGCTCACCGCGACTCATGTATCGAAATCGAAGGCAAGCCgcaacgagagagagagagagagagagagagagagagagagagagagagagagagagagatccgTACCGGTCTTGAGgttggcggcgggcgcgggctgCTGCGgggcctcgacggcggcgggggcgtgcTCCGGCAGGTCGCCGTAGAAgaggtcctcgtcgtcgtccaggGCGTCGGGCAGGAGGCCGGCCGCGTCGAGCTCCTCGGCCATCTCGTCGAGCTGGGTGTGCTCCCGGGACCAGTGGTCGCGGAaccaggcggtggtggtgacgAGGTCCCACCACTGCGGCGAGAAGTCCTCCAcctgcagcagcgccgccgggaTGAAGAGCGGCGCGTCCGGGTTCAGCGACGAGGAGGAGACCGCCACGGCGCTCATGGCTCACCCTCCTGCTCCTTCCTGATCGCACCAGAACAAAACCAGATCCAAATCAGATCGCAGCGAGCGCCCGAAACCACAGCTAGAAATCAAGAGCAAGCGGCGTCAAATCCCCGGCACGAGAAAGCGAGAGGAGGAAAACAAAATCCGAGAGATTTCTAGATCGAAGGAAAACCGCAGATCTAGAACGAGGAGGATCGTAACAGACGGCGATCTAGGCACGAACGCGACGCAATGCTACAGATCGGAGGAAGGCGGGCGGGATCGCTCGTCCCCGGAGCTCACCTCTCGCTTCCTTGATGGATGGATCTGCCGGCGCGGGGAGGGTCTCGGCAACGACAACGGACGGGAAGGGGAACGAAGTATCTGGTGCGGTTGGGTGAGGGGAGCGGGCTGGGCAGCGAGTGAGAAGAGCTTCTGCTTTGCCAGTGGACTCAGCGAGGACTCGGTTTATAGAGGACGGCAGGGCACGCGCAGGCAGCGACCGGGAGCGTGCCTTCCTTGCAGCTGCCACCGGGCCGGATAGAAAGCGTGTCGCCTCAGCCTCAAGGCAGCTTCCGTGCGCGTCGGTGACTCACGCTCGGTGCCCATCACACGCTTCGCAGCACACTCTCATGCTGTGTTGTCATTTGTCAACGtgggtttgaactttgaagcgCGTGATTTTTTGAATTCTCTGATTTGTCCTTGAAAAAGCTTTTACTTTGCAGCCCGTTCTtcaatttagggggtgtttacgGGCTtcaatttagggggtgtttagcTCTGGGAATAAACTTTAGCTCTAtcccatcgaatgtttagatactaattagaagtattaaacatagtctaattataaaattaattacacaggtggaggctaattcgtgagacgaatctattaaacctaattagtccataatttgacaatgtggtgctacggtaaccatttgctaatgatggattaattaggcttaatagatttgtttcgcgaattagcctagaggTTCCGCAATTAGTcctaattatcatccaaacattcaatgtgatagggttaaagtttagccacATGGTATCCATACAACCCCTAAATCCTTTTGAATTTGGGCTCCGAATCCTCAATGCACACATGCTTCGAGTCCGAGGAGTAGGACATAGTACTCTGCCGGTACAATAGAAAAGCAACGTCGCATTTGGAGCATGTTGCAGTGTAAGAAGAGTTGCTCAAAtatttcttccccaaaactatgtggGAGCTCTTCCACAAAGTTATTCCAtaaaaacatatcaacccacAGCAGATTGCCAATAACTAGTctccaatattttaaaacatgcCGTATTATCATAATTGGGCCCAGCCAACACCTCTCTGCTCTCTCCCCATCTcattctctcttcttcttcctccaccggcTCTTGAACACCACGTCCGACACGATGATGCGGTGCTTGTGCCTGTCTAGCTCCGGCGACGGCAGCACCCTCACCGACGCCGCGTCCTCGTCCGCCTGCTACTTCGGGCCGGTGATAGGAACGAGGCATGAAAAGTCAGATTTGTTatcaaaaaacaaacaaagcCTCGATGGCGGTAGTTTAGCGTACAAAGTCTGCTCTTGCGTCGGAATGGCCCTGCCTCCCGCCCTTACTAGGAGCTGAAGACGCCGTCGATGATGCCATTGACGGGGTCCCCCATGACACAGTCGACGTCTATGACCTTGTCGGCCACGGCGGCGTCGATGGCCTCGAGCGCCGCGAGCGCATTGCTCTGCAGTTGGATTGGGCCGCGGTACCTCCCTTCCCCGCGGACGACGCTCACATCCTGCTCCAACACCAGCACCTCGAACCCCTTCCGCTTGGCGGCGAGCGTGAATGCCAGCCTACCAatgccgccaccggccaccaggACGCGCGCCTTATTGGGCTCCGGAGCTGGCATTGCCGCGGTGGTGACGAGCCTCGCGCGGCCGCTAGGGCTGCGCCGCCACGGTGCGGACGTGGTGGGGAGCGCGAGCACCGTCCGGGTGTggcaggaggtggcggaggggaGCGAGACCGCCGTTGAAGGGCTCATCATTGCCCGCGGCGAGCATGGGTGAGGAGGACAAGGGGTGGATAGCAATCGGGAACCACACGTAGGAAGTTCGAGGTGATCGGGGAAGGACCGGCCCCTGCATATATGCGAGGGCGATAGAGGTATTTTTAGCATCCGCGTATTTTTACACGAAGGATGTGAGAGTTGTTggaggtaagttttttttttcctaaataagattttGAAGGCAATGGGAgattttggagttgctcttagttgACTCCCCGACATGATAAGCTTAAACTTTTTTAACCGGCATATGGTAAACGTGCAAGCGCGACGaccctgcaggctgcagagcGGCGCCGATAAGATCGATCGAGCAAGTAAAAAAATGGATCAAGTTTTTTATCCAGGTCGTGTGACTCGTGTCCCCGCTACGGAGCGACGGGGAAAACGCAAAGCAAGCGGCTGCGCGCATGGAGGCCTGCCCCGACGCGACCGGCGTATCGCCACGGCCGGcccggcgagacgcagctcgcCGTCCAATCAATCCTTGGATGGATGGACGTGTCGTCCTCCATGATTCGCGCCCGAACGGTGGCCCACGTCTGGCCACCTGGCCCCCGGCGGGGTGGATAATAAAGCTGGTGTTATCCTCCCAATTATGGCCATGATTGCTCTGCCGGCCCCATCGGTGTTTCGCAATTGATCGTGGATTTGGTAGGAAAACAACCCATCAATCAATTGAGCGAAAATGGGTCAGATCAACCTGCTTGTGCATCTGCAGGGTGTTTAGCCCCGTCgtatcgaatgtttgacactaattaggagtattaaatctagactaattacaaaattaattatacaaactctaggctaaatcgcgagacgaatctattaagcctaattagttcatgatttgacaatgtggtgctacagtaaccattcactaatgatggattaattaggattaatatattcgtctcgcgatttagcctaggggttctgcaattagttttgtaattagcttatgtttagtcctcataattagtatccgaacatccgatgtgacagggctaaagtttagctcctggtatccaaacgcccccGTAATgtttttaaaaggaaaaaatatagtAGAAATGAATACTTTGGATATGCTTTTGCGTCTCTAATCAATTAGGAGTATCTTCATGCATGGCTTTTTCCCTCGACGTTGTCGGCTTTTCTAGCTTAGACCAAGGAGGCAAGGACCCTTgttgaataaaaaatatatagtgTTTTTTTTAACTCGGCAATAGTTTTTGAGGGTTGATGGAAATGATAAGCGTTGTGTTAGCAAGGCGGCTATAGGCGTCGAATGCTGCGGAAACCGGAAGGGAAACACGAACTTGCGGCCAGTAGAGGAAGATCCAAGGGGCTCAAACCTTTGTGACAAGATTTGGCGAGTTGGGTAGTAATCCAAACTGGCCCGTAATAACTTCGTCAATATCACGTGTGAGCATGCGAATGGGTTGTGTGTAcgtttctaaaaaaatatgtataaattgatAATGGCATTGGCTTTAGAAAACCCTGGTAATATactttccattttattttttcattCCACCTACaatatttgcaaaaataaattttcatgCACAGGCTTCGCATGAAAATTGTGTGGAGACaaatcaagaaaagaaaaaaaaaagggggcaaCAATCAAATTGTGAGACGGGCCGGTCATCACAAAACGGCAAACCCTGGCTGGGCTAAGAATAAACAGGCCCATCCACGCGTACGGCCTTAAGGGCCTAAAACCCGCCGCTCTCTCTCGTCTCCCCCATCGCTCCGCAGCCGCAGGCCCCGCAgcaaccaccacctcctctcgccgccgtcgccgccgccgccgcaagtacagcgcagccgcagcgcctcgccgcctccgatcCCCCTCCCGAGGCTAAAACACTAGCGCATATCCCGcgaatggcggcggcgaggagcctgATCCTGAGGCGCCTCCGCTTGGCGGCGGCCCCGTCGTCAGCGGCGTCCTTCAGGCCGGCAGCCGCGCTGCAGGAGGCCCTatgggggcggcggtggatgtcATCGGAGGACGCTAAGGGGTCATTCCTGGACAAGGGCGAGGTCACCGACCGCATCATCAAGACCGtcaggaacttccagaagattGACGACCCCTCCAAGGTATATACACTGGTGTCACCCTCTCCCTATCTGTGGCTAACTGGAACGAGAGGTGCTTAGTAAGCCGATACGCTGATTGCGCCCTTCTGTTTAGCATTTTCCTTAATTAGCGTTTCTCCCACGAGTGAATGCTGAGGGAAACGCAGCCTCAGCTTTGTGGTTAGATCTATGCGCAATGTGGAATAATGATAGCATTTATATGTGGGGAAGTTGGATTAAGCGTTGAAAGAGTGGTTTCAACTGGGCGTCAAAATAGCTACAAATTGTGTCGTTACGTTCCTGTGTTCAAAACTTCCAAGGCATGGATAGTTGGTAAAACTAAGCTCTCTAACCTCTGGATTCTGTGTTTTGCGTGAAGCTGTATGCTAGCAAATGTTTTATTTTCCCATTCAAAGGAAATTGAGCAAAGGCTACAAATGAAATGATGTGTTTTTCGGGAGAGAAAACAGGCATTAGTCCAAAATTGGGTGTTCCCTATACATTTTGTTTATTTCTTatacttttcattttttttaaaaaaaatgtagacATTTTCAGGTCAATTTTTTTCTTGGGGATGATTATCTTTACTATTCTCTGCTTTGCACTGCCTACTGGCAGAGTAGCCTTCGTGCAGAACACAGGAGAAATCAAGCATTTACATCAACTCAGGCTACCATATTGTATATCATATCAATATTTGCAAGCACTCTAGCTAGGCTGAAGACATGAATGCCAGGGTGAAACAGATTTCCATTATACTGCATTTGTAGCCTTTTTCCATGTAATGTAATAGATATTAGCAGTCAAATTTGTATCACACTTATGTAAAAACTGAATCATGCATTTACATGCATATAAGTAATAGCACACTTTGCAACATAGTAAGGAGTGAGGACCATAATCTTATTTTCCCAGCTTACTATACAGCGTTACAGGCGGTGACTATTTAATAATCTTATAGCTGCTACTTGTTACAAATGTGTCAAATCATCTGTGTACGCCTGCATTGGTGTATGTATATGCATCATCAATAGATCCATTCGTGAGGGAGGCCAAGCTCATCGCGGCAATCATGAAATGCAGCACCTGCTTCCTTCATCTTGCATCCCTGCTGCTCATGTGCTGTGACCAATGCATGGGCATGGATATGGagttgctgctgttgcttttGTTGGCATTGATGCCTATTGTAACGTGGCTTCAGACTTGCGCTACTAGACCTTTGAGTTTTAGCCTGCCCAGTCATGTGGTTGTACGCCTCTGCATGTGGCAGGAAAACTCCAGTTCCTCTGCTGCTCTGCTTTACTGATGGCGAAGCAGTATCAACTAGTTGCTGCTTTGCCAGAGCAAATCTTGGCAGATTAAGGGTTGCGTCCATTATTCTGCCATTGCCCAAAAATTGGCATGTTTTCATTGTCTGCGCATTGGAATTGCTGTTGGTGAAATGAACCTGTCTGTCCAGCCGATAGGCCTGTGGCTGTGGGGGGCATTGGTGCCGGTAGGTGCTGCTTGTCCTGGCATGATGGAGATGATGACGCTGGTGTCTCTCCATGGTGCTGTTGAGGACTCCGACGAGACGAGAGGCAAGCTCCTCAATAATAGTTAGGTCAAGTTCATCAGCTTTCGTAATGCCAATATCCAGAAGGATCTCTGATGGAAGCCACCAGTGAACTTCATTGAGCTCCGTCATCTGGCAGCCAGCCATTTTGAACAGGGATTCAAGCAGTTGTTGATGCAATGGGGCTAGGGGGATATGGTATTGGTAGCTAAGGGCATCAAGGATTTTTTGACTTCTGTGCGTGTGGATGGATGGAAAGTTGGGGAATAAATACCTGAAGTAGGCACAATTTTGACATGATTAAATTGTTTTCCCGCTGTTTCTATTTTGGGGTTTTGTattttgtattttgcatatgcatttatcttttgtttcttttacat is a genomic window containing:
- the LOC117840244 gene encoding protein EARLY RESPONSIVE TO DEHYDRATION 15, coding for MSAVAVSSSSLNPDAPLFIPAALLQVEDFSPQWWDLVTTTAWFRDHWSREHTQLDEMAEELDAAGLLPDALDDDEDLFYGDLPEHAPAAVEAPQQPAPAANLKTDEVLKALNLTSPKGGDAPRGFREKPRNAEKPTKYAGSPKGSSAPRVIHQPR
- the LOC117841080 gene encoding acyl carrier protein 2, mitochondrial, whose translation is MAAARSLILRRLRLAAAPSSAASFRPAAALQEALWGRRWMSSEDAKGSFLDKGEVTDRIIKTVRNFQKIDDPSKVTPDAHFKNDLGLDSLDTVEVVMALEEEFGFEIPDNEADKIDSIKVAVDFIASHPQAK